The genomic interval gagtttgtcgccaagattcagaggaagttcgtcgacttcttctgggccagagggatacactgggtcgctgccgcggtcctgagtctcccgcttagggagggcggtcaggggctggtgtgcgtccgcacccaggtggcaactttccgccttcggacgctgcggcgatacctgtacgttgagcgtcctcttagatggcgtgcgctggcgacgtattttttccgccagctgcacggcctgaactacgacacgcagctcctgttcgtctcgctggtgggcggccgcacgtctttgcaggagctgcctgtcttttaccaggatctgctcagggtctggagcATGGTCGCCTCCGGTCGGAGCTCTCACCTgtcgggggtagcggccgtcctgcaggagccgctgctcgggaatccgttcctccgcgatatcggcttcggccactcgcggctgtcggtgcggagggccgtggccggtcgggtgaccagagtcagggacgtcctggatggcggtgggtcgggttggttggagccgtgggcgctcgccgcccggatgtcctcgtggcgtgccggggacgcggccatcgccatccatgcgttgaaatcggcgctcggccctgactccactcgggatgtggaggcggctcaggcgtgcggagccatcccgtccgacctgacccccgttcggacggagttcctcctcggcgccaaaccccggaacgtccctcggggggccgcgcctcacaacttgagccgtctcttggAAATTCCCTctgtgccgtttcacaccgcgcggagggatttcctgtacaggctgctcctgcacaccatccacttcctcgccctcgtctctcggccggacacgccctggcgtaccatcctgccgtccggcggagacgagGGTTACCAGTGGGGGGCTCTCTACTCAGGGATCCTCCCGTGTTCcatcggggatctggggtggagagtgttgcacggagcagtcgtgtgcaaccggcggttacgccatttcacgtacacccaggccgcttgtgatttctgcggcctggagtagtccgtgttccatctgtacactgggtgtgcgagactgcagcccctgtttgattatttgaaggggctgctcctcaagttctggctgcatttcagtcccacgctcctgatctttggccgcccggtgaggaggggggcgggcaggtcggtggacgttctcgtgggcctgctcctgggcctgtccaaggtggccatccacaggtctaggatgatcgtggtccgtgggggcggtcgctcggcctgtctgcctctcttcggcggaatgctccgcgcccgggtggccctggagatggagcacgcggtgtctgccggtacgctcgaggctttccgcggccggtgggcaccgcaggggctggagtgtatcctggacgaggagaataaaattttaatttgatcaCTTGGtgttggtttgtttggttttagtatttaagcacaccccacaccccccttcttataaaaggggggcctaacaaaattaaaaaaaagaaaaaaggaaaaaaataaatctgaaagtgaaaaataaagaaaacaaaaaatctgaaagtttctctttgtttcaatCTCTTGGAATCATAACTTTGAACGATTTGATAATAATTTGATATTTTCACTGAAGTGGCTTTTCATAATCTGGTCAAGTTTATTACTTGTTAGTGATTGTGATGTTGAGACAATATTCAAAGCAATCAAGTTGTCTTGAGTGAATTTGCAAACCATCCATTGGTcagagaaatggaaattccatcccatggatggtgtgaatcgcccccagttctaatatagagaatgggtgtgtctgaggattggcagcatgggggcatcaactgggcaaagcattgtgggatgcatcatttttagttttgattctcatgaaatgttgtttggtaaaattcaggatattcagcgagaatgagaggcagtgaagattactgaatgcaatgtcacccacacaaacatctccatttgtgtcagctgtggctcagtggcagcactctcacctcagagtcagaaggttgtgggttcaagtcatcatctcgagacttgagcacataatctaggctgactaagggagtgctgtactgtcggaggtgccgtcttttggatgtgatattaaatcgaggcctcatctgctctctcaggtggacgtaaaatatcccacagcactatttcgaggaagagcagcggagttctccccaatatctggaccaatatttatccctcaactaacatcactaaaacagattatcaggtcaatatttcattgctgtttttgggtccTTGCTGgaggcaaattgactgccgcatttcttacCTTACAACAGGGACCACACCTCAAAGGTGCGAACTATGCAGCAGTCAAAGCTACCAGATAATCCACACTGACTCGTAAAATTATGGCTCAACAACGTATGAAATGTGGTGACATTGGTATCTCAAAAGTGCCTTTAGAGATCAGAATATCCtactattacagcacagaaagaagccattcagcccattgtgcctatgctgcctctttgaaagagctatccaattagtcccactcccctgctctttcccccttcaagtatttatccaatttccttttgaaagttattaaatctgcttccaccacccgatgAGGCAattcattccagatcagaacactgAAAAAAGTTTCgtgtcacttctggttcttttaccaatcaccttaaatctgtgtttgctGGTTACTAACCGGTCTGCTACTGGaatcagtttccccttatttactccatcaatatAAAGATATTAACATGGACTGACTGAAGACGGCAattctatcacacccagtgcaaGTCACAAGTTCCTAAACTTCACTTGGAAACACTGGATAATTACAGCTGCAGCATCAACATTTGAATCCATTcataggggtgaaggagatgaatGGAGAACCCATAGGATTTGGAAAGGTTGGTTACAATTTGGTATGGAACACACAATAGGACTATAGGCAAATCGACACATTTATGGAGGAGCTGGTTGTATTGTGTTGATGAATTGATGGCATTGGGATGTGGAGTTTCAGGCAAAATATCTATTTAACTTGGTTTAAATGAAATGGTGATCCAGTAGAATTTAGAATTGTAATCTAGTATTAACTGCACAATGGGATAAATACAAATTGATAGATTTATGGATGAGCTGCTTATATTGGGTTTATGAATTGATGGAACAGTAGTGGTATGGAAGAGTTTAGGAGCCTTATCTATTCAACTTAATGGTTCAAGTTAGTTGTTTAGTGCATTTACTACGTCTCCCAGAAGGAAGATTTTGTTTGCTGGAGTTTAGTTCGAGGTATTTTTTCTGTACCATACCAAATTTATTATTCATGGGGGAGATTAACAGGGGGTTGGGGAGGGCAGAAGATGAAAATGAAGGGAAATAGACAAACAGGGAACCTGCACTCCCCCCTATAAGACCTATTTGACTCCAAACAAACAGTTTATTAGGAGTAATAGTGAGTGATTTCATAAGCTACCCCAACTACCTACTGAGGTCTGTAGCatctttggaaaaaaaaagcatCTGGATTGTTCTTCCCCAGGCAGATActattcttaaaaaaaattgcctATTGGACTGAAATTACTAGTTCACTTTCCTTGTGTTTTATTGGAACAAAATGTTACAGCAACTGATTTTGCATCATTAATGAGTTAAACAGTTGATAATATGCAGTACTAATAGGAACAGTAACTCATTACTGTATTGTTCTTTGCATTGAAATCAGCAGTAATCATTTTACTGCATAAATACAATTTACACTCAAGGCAGACACATTGGCCCTCAACACCCAAGTCACTACATTGATATGACCCCAGAAGAAAAAATGTCATAGGGCAGAATCTCACCCTAAAGCCAATACATAGCCCAATGTAATTTGTTACAACAGCTGAATTATGTTAATCTGAAAAATAAGCAATCACTCAATTTATAAGGAGCCAAAACCCAGTCTTCTGTAACAGTTTATTTCTAGTTACTATTACATTTCACATCAAGAGCCCAGGTCTCACAGCTCTTAGTACAAAGTCACCATTGCTACAGGATAGGGGTTCTTCAGACTATAAACAGGAGTACTGAACAATAAGCTTTATCCCTGCAGTCAGTTCAATCACGCTCCCCCAGGGtgagcttgtcaaacaggtacactcccatgccattctcaggggctcccagtctcttcaggttggtgatgtgatctccaagcttcttgatcatcttcacttgttcatccaagtagtgggtctccaggaagtcacacaactggaagaAAAGATGGAAAATAGTTATGTCCAGCAAGAGATGGAGGAAGATCTGAGCTTCTCCAAGGGTTTGGATTTTAATCTTCTTGGTCTGGAGGATAGTCAAGTGGTGCACTTTAGATTGATGTATTTTATACAGTAACTTTGCTCTATTAAGTGCTTAGATCCTGGGATCAGATACATTTACTTCTAATGCAGACAGTAGGGCAATCTCCCTTTcctgtctcccctccccaataaaaTTTGAGCATGACACCAACAAAGCTATTGGGTATGAAGATCTTTTGAATAGGCTCAAGGACAGTAAATTTCCACCACCTCGAACTGACCCAAAGGCCCACATTAAaaacttacatgagggtctgtcctctcagtggagagtttgtgcagatccagcagactctggttcacattcttctccatctgcagagctctctgcatcgcctccagaccattgctccactcatcctgctctggcttctgaaaagggAATCAGGTCTCAGCCAGTTCACTTAATGGATTAAACAAAATACGAAAGTACTGAAGGAAAATAGGGGTGAAAAGCAATCAGATGTCCATGTTGCCATGAACCAATTGTCCCAAGAATATAGAATTACACCACCACAACCACGAGTCAAATAGTATAAATGTCTTTAAGGAgaagtactgagggagacagTAATAGATGGATGTGATGATAGGGCAAGATGAAGGTGGGAGGCAGCTcacgtagagcataaacaccagcatagaccagttgggctaaatgtcctgtttctgtgctggacattctatgtaattatgtgcATTAGAACAAATTGctttagaaatatttaaaattgtcCATTTAAGGGGAGCCATTCAGAAGGCCACTCCATTAAATCTAACCTTGATATCCTCCAAGATGACTCGGCCCccacgctgattctggaatttcagcagtttctcagcgtgctcccgttcctcatgtgactgctccttgaagaactcagcaaagtgacgcagggcaacatcatcccggtcaaagtaataggactggtGAGATCAAAAGTAGTTGGGTATCAGAATTATCATCATGGGTATTGTACATAAAGCCAACCtcaatattttgctttctgtcaagggttcaagtctcactgagCTTGTAGGCAGATGGTTCTGAAAACTAGCACAGGCTGACTTGCTTCACTAACCTGGTAGTGAGATAATCTCACTCCTAGCAATAGGGAAGCTGGCCAATGGAAAATTACCAATTCAGCTTTGAACATGCTCAACACAATATTTCACTTTAATCTTCACACCCAAGACTGAATTATATGTCTAGAAATTAGTGAAGGAACATAAAAGCTTACATCCTTTTCATGACTGAAATTTGAAACAAACCCCTTTCTACAACTACCACAAACAGCATTAACTTAGCACCTTCAACACTAAACATCAAGGCATTTCAGAGGAGAAACAGATACCAAGCAGTAAGAGTTGCATGACTAGAAACTGTTAGCATTTGAATGctttgagagacagacagaggtagGAAGGCAAAGGGATTAACAGTTACACTGAGTAGGACCAAAATGGCTGAAGGCCCTACCACCAATagagcaaaggcagagagagaagacagacagGGACAAGCTGGTACTTAAAAAGTGAAGGTTCAGAGCATAGAAACAGAAGTGGGACATACAGCCATTTGAGCCAACTCAATGATTTAATTAGAACAtggatctgtacatcaactcaTCCTTcaataccctgacccaacaaaagatttcagtcttgaaagcaccaattaatccccaacatccacagactttcaagggagagagttctagatttccagtaCCTTTGAGGGGAAAAGTGCTTCCTCACTTACCTCCTAaatggactagctctaatttaagattatgacccccccccccccaccattgcaaggagaatgtggggaaagactgtggagagatgtagaatagagggtaagaaatatgaaTCCCAGGCATTGAATGCAGAGTGTATTGCAAAACACAACTTCAATAGAAAGCTCAGACACCAGGAAAGTGAACAATTGAGATTTAAGATATAGAATGTGGTGCAACTACTGCAAGGAAGAGGGAGACATTTTGATAATGACTGTACAATAAATCACATTATATTACAGCTTTAAAAAGACACTCACCATCCatcaattggggggagggggtgcagattaGAGAAAAGGCAATAGATGAATTGGAGAAAACAGAATTTTGTAATGTCACATTAGAATCTCCAATGTGAAGGGGTCAAAGAAACAAAACTCACCATAGAaagataaacataggaggaatagagctccatattgatctgcttgttgacaccatcctcacactccttgtgatagttctgacacacttgggaagccatctttaaattaactttaacaaaacTAAACAGTTCTATTGAAGCAAGAAACTGAAAAACAGCCACCCAAAGCTCCATATTTATACTGCTGGTTAATCCTGGGCGTGGCAGCCTAGATGATGAGTGACAGTTGGCAATACCCAATCAGAAATTACatcctctctcagaacaccaatcaagaaaagggaggaggggagatgacACCCAGAGCCAGTCAGAACTTTGAAGGAGGAGCATCATTGGCTGACAATTCAATAAAGATCCAATTGCTTTGACTTTCCTCAAACTATAAAATCTgtttccgtgaccggtgggcaccgcaggggctggagtgcatcctggacgaggaaaataaaattttaatttgaacacttggttttggtttatttggtttttagtatttaagcacaccaaaaaaaaaaaaaaaagtgcatcctggatcgatgtaataaaattataatttgacacttattttgggtttattgatttactgcacataaacacaaccaaaccccccctccccttctaataaaaggggggcctaaaacacaaaaaaaggaaaagcaaaaaaaccatggctgctcttccatcccacactccaaagaaaaaaaaatctgatagtGACCATATTCTTGACCATAATCGACCTTTCTTTGATGGACCAATAAGGgagactctgggttgccccagGGTCACCAAACATAAACCATCACAAGTGGCCCTCTCAGGGCACCACTAATATTGGATGGTCCAATCAAACTGAAAAGATACCAAAATAAGCATCAAGTGCCACCAAAAACAACAGGATACTTTCCCAATTAAATCAGGATTCTATTATTGATGTCTGAAAGACAGTCTATACCCTGCGGTGCCCAGCGGTCGCGGAAGGCATCAAGCGTAACGGTGGACACCACATGCTCCCTCTCCGGGGCCACCCGGGCACTTGACCATAATGGACCAAATTGTCAATTGGTGGATCTGCCCCCATCCCATCGGTTATGGTCACTGATCGTGACGGTTCAAAGATCCAGAACCAcaggtttaattgttgtttgcggGTCAGTATCTTTGAATAATTCTGGATGGATCCGTGAGTTGGTTATTTGGCAAGTAGCTGCGGGTTTGAGGCAACATCCAAACAGATCAGAGCCTGTGAACAGCAACCAACAGCGAGTCAGGCGAATGGAAAGTGGGTGTGATGAACGTGTTAAACACAAGTCCTTCAATACTCCATCAATTCTAGGGTCAGTGAGCATCTGTACACACATCGGCTGGAAAGTGAAGGGGGCCACGGCATGTTGAGTTCTTGTTTTGTCATCATGACATTTTACAAACAATAAAATGCAGAGCACTCCACGGGGAAGAGACTGTGGACCATTGACTgaagggatttgggggggggggtttggtgtTGGGAGGGATTGCGGTGAGAGGCAAACACTGTGTGTAGTGTTGGTTGTATATACAGTGAGCGACAGTGGTGAACAGACTATCTGGTATTTCCTGGGTTTGGTAATCCCTTGTTTCAATGATTAATCTCTTGTACTTTTTGGACAGTCAAACACCAAGTGGAAAGAGTCGAGTGGTGAATTTTCTCATTAGAAAGGGGAGTTACTGATATTTCCCTAAATGCGGTCAGGGAAGGATGGGGCTCCGTGGATATTTTGTGTTCCAGATCACATCAGAATACTGTCGGATCAACAACAAACAGCAGGCTAAAAAATCAAAGGTGGAACCTAGTGAAGGAAAGATGAAGCAACGAAAAGTGGGGTCGATGGACTGATCTGATCATATGATCCCTGTGTGAGAATAACCTGAACATCACTGGTGCAAACTCAGTTAAAGCTTTAAACAGACCAAGTAGTTGGTGGTTTAGCCTTTAATTAGATGGCTCTATTCTCCAACTCTTCAGTAGACTTGTAAGTGGCCGTTTTGGCAATTGGGATCTAGTGTtatttggttccaggccaaataAGATTACACAAAGATTGTATTCgcaaggagaggggaatggggcaaGAACTGTTCAATGAAACAGAATCCAGCAAGGGAAACTTCGAGGAGCTCTTAGATTTGCAACAGCAAATGGAAGTATTTTAGAGGCTATGGGGTCCAGGATATAAAGGGTGCATGAGGTGAACAGAGActggaaaataaaaattgagatTGAAACAAATAGCAGGAGCTGGACCAAAGTTCTGCACAGGAAGAAAAAGATGGGCtgaagagaaggaggaaagagCCAGGTAACCCTAGCAGGAACAATTGGAGATTTGGTCTTACTTTGCTCCAGGATTTTTGTAACTACTTAAATTTGAATACCTGCTTCAGGGAACACTTCCCTCATGTCCTACAATGGACAAGTCAGCAGCAATGTGTGGGGTTGTTTATTCAGAAGGTTAACTACTGTAATCACcattgatgcccacatcccatgaacaaatagtaATAAAAAAATGCACACTCTCCAAAAGGGATTCAAGCCTATGTGGAGGAAGAGGTCTTACTGTAATCAGATTACACTTTAATCTCTACTACAGAACACCAAATATTGAAAGCTGTTAGGTACAAATCTAATTTTGGCCTGATGGCCATCCTGGGCTGCTACAAAACCAAATTAAGCcttctggaggggaaggggttaaAACATCCATGTGCCCAAACAAATCAGATTTTATCACGGTGACAACCTAtttcttagatttttttttgtttgacgcAAGGCCACGTGCATTGGTGTTAGAATGTGCTCAATTACTGAAGAAAAGGAACCAGTTCAACatcaaaatgttttatttcagCTGCAAGAACACTCAACTACAATGTTTGGAAGTTAATCTTAGACTTTGAATTCCATGCCCAGTTCAGAGAGATGGCAACATAAAACTTCAATACACAAGTTGAATATCTGCAACATGGACAACAGTCCAGTCACTCCTCCCCCAGGGtgtgcttgtcaaacaggtacactcccatgccattctcaggggctcccagtctcttcaggttggtgatgtgatctccaagcttcttgatcatcttcacttgttcatccaagtagtgggtctccaggaagtcacacaactggaaagggaaaaataaaaatcaagctAGCTACTTGAATCATTAGGTTCCTTTAATCTCACTTCCCTACTGGGGAATACTCAAGGTCTCATTACAAAATATGGCCAAGAGACTACGAGATCCAACTCCTTGCCCTCCCAGCCACTGGTATTGAAAATAAATGCTGCCCTGCCCCTCACCTAAAGTCAGTATCCATTTGAAGGTTCCCTTCAAGCCCAAGATATCTCAACCCTTGAAACAGATTGATTTCAAGGACAGATTTTAATGCTCGCCTTCAGTAGATTTAAAAAACCTCAGATTTAGAAATGGAAAGTATTGAGCTGCATTCAGTCTGATGTGATTTTAAAGGACAGTGCTAAATTACACAAtcccaaattaaaaataaacccaAAAGCTAAATGCCACTGATGCATTAAggacttacatgagggtctgtcctctcagtggacagtttgtgcagatccagcagactctggctcacatccttctccatctgcagagctctctgcatcgcctccagaccattgctccactcatcctgctctggcttctgaaaaggaAGTCTCAGCCAGTTCACTTAATGGATTAAACAAACGAACAATACACCAGAAAGCATTGAAGGAAAATAGGGtggaaaaagtaaaagtccatgttaCCATGAACCAATTGTGTTAAGAATATAGAATTACTGAATTAAGCCATCACAACCACAAGAGTCAAATTAATGACAATTAGtatcgatgcatttaaaggggagcTCGACATGTccatgagtgcaaaagaaatagaaagatatgctgatcacATTCGAtcaagtaaagtgggaggaggcttttcTGGAGCATGGACagaaacatagaccagttg from Heptranchias perlo isolate sHepPer1 chromosome 35, sHepPer1.hap1, whole genome shotgun sequence carries:
- the LOC137302017 gene encoding ferritin heavy chain, oocyte isoform-like, yielding MASQVCQNYHKECEDGVNKQINMELYSSYVYLSMSYYFDRDDVALRHFAEFFKEQSHEEREHAEKLLKFQNQRGGRVILEDIKKPEQDEWSNGLEAMQRALQMEKNVNQSLLDLHKLSTERTDPHLCDFLETHYLDEQVKMIKKLGDHITNLKRLGAPENGMGVYLFDKLTLGERD
- the LOC137302348 gene encoding ferritin heavy chain-like; translated protein: MQRALQMEKDVSQSLLDLHKLSTERTDPHLCDFLETHYLDEQVKMIKKLGDHITNLKRLGAPENGMGVYLFDKHTLGEE